The Vibrio fortis DNA segment ATTGGCGCGAGGCCGATATACGCGAGCATCTTAAGCGCAAAAGCAATGCTTAATACCGTACTCGCCTCACTCTCTGCGAGTTCATAGGCCAACAAAGCTAAGCAAACTGAACTTATTCCTGTCCCAATGAGCGACACTACCTGAGCGAGCAACAGCCTCACATAATCCCGATTACTCCACAAAGAAGCGTTGACGACGGGCAGATTCATAACGCGTCTCCAAACAGGCTTTTCACATCATCAATCAAAGAGCTAAACCAGAGCAGAAAGGTATCCTTGAGACGTTTCAACATCGAACCTTGCTTCACCTCTTGTGCACTCACCACTGAAGCGATTTTCACCGTTTTGCCATCCAGACTCCAAACGAGCTGACCCAGTACCTCACCTTTGGTAATCGGCGCTGTTAGCCTCTCATTTAATTCTAGATTTTTCTGAAGTTTGTCGGTTTGATTGCTCGGCAATGTGAGGAAAATATCGTCTTCAACAACCACATCGACCTGCTCACTTTCTCCCTGCCAAATTCTAGCTTCATAAATCACCTCACCACTTTTTGCTGCTTGTAAGGTATCGAAAAAACGGAATCCATAGTTCAACAACTGACGCGATTCATTAACTCGTGCTTGAGGGCTCGCTGTGCCCATCACCACTGCGATCAAACGCATCCTCCCCTGCACTGCTGAAGAGACCAAGCTGTAACCAGCGCTCTCTGTGAATCCTGTTTTACCGCCATCAACCTCTAAAGTTCTATCCCATAACAGCTTATTACGGTTGTATTGCTCGATGCCTGCCCATGTGAATCGACGCTCCTTGTACAGGGCATAGACTTCAGGTACTTGTTGAATGATAGCGCGCAATAAGATCCCCATATCTTTCGGCGTGGTCGCAATCCCTTCTCCATCTAGCCCGTGAGCATTAACAAAATTGGTGTTCGACATTCCCAAAGACTGCGCCCAACCATTCATCAGGCTTACAAAGGCTCCTTCACTCCCCGCTACGTGCTCAGCCAAAGCAACCGCTGCATCATTCCCTGATTGGATGATCAACCCACGCATAAGATCTTTAATGGTGACGCTGTCGCCCGGTTTGATAAACATTTTGGAAGAATCAGGAAACTTCACCGACCAAGCGTTTGGGCTTACCTCGACTTGAGTCTCCCAAGTTAATCTGTCATTTACGATCTCCTGTCCCACCACATAAGCCGTCATCAACTTGGTCAAGCTGGCGGGTGCGAGTAGCGCTTGCGAATTGCTATCTGCCAACACTTCACCAGACTTGAAATCCATTAGCAGATACCCTTTAGCACCGAGCGATGGTGGGTCAGGCACAACAACGGCCAATGTATTCGCGCTATACAATAAAATTAAGGAAAAAAAGCTCGTTAGTTTCATCTTCATAACGCCTCCGCTATCCGGAGCGCAGCCAGATCACCTATGTAACTCTGTTTTTGATCTTTGCCATCCGACAAATATTGAAAGGTCTCACTTCCTTTCCCGCACACCACAACAAGATCACCACCCTCACTCATCTTCTTAGCCAGCTTAATCGCTTCTCTGCGATCGCTGATTTCAAAATGGGGCGTACTGCCTACCTGCGAGCGCAGCGCTTGGAAGATCTCCCCTTGAATCACCCCCATCGGGTTGTCTGATGTGAAGACGATTAAATCAGCATACTTGGCACATATCGCCCCCATTTCACTCGCCTGCTGTAAGCGGTCTCCCGTTACGCCAACCACTACAATTAAACGCCGTTCCACATAGTCTTGAACCGCCTCAAGCAAAGCCTTGAGCCCATCACTGTTGTGGGCGTAATCAACTACCCCCTTACAATCATTGGGTAACTCTACAAATTGAGCACGCCCTTCAGGCATTTCAATGCGTTCTATTCCTTGTGCGATCTTCTCTAGAGACCAACCCAACGCATAAAGCGTACTTGCAATCGCTAACGCATTTTCAACGTTATACAAAAACGGCATTGGCGAGCGCACATCAACATTTTCTCCCGCCGCTGTTAGCGTCAATCGCATCCCACGCTCGAACGATTTTATGTTTGAAGCGACAACATCGGCCTTCTGCCCTGCCTTTGAGAAGGTCACGACCTCGATTCCTTCAGATACCCTTTCAATCACAGCCAAAGCATGTGGGTCATCTAAATTAACCACTAAGGTTCCTTTTGACTGGATGCGGTCGACCAACTGTAATTTAGCGTGGATATAGCTGTCTTTCGTGCGGTGAAAATCGAGGTGGTCTTCACCGATATTAGTGATCACCCCGACCTGAAGTGAGACAAAACCGGCGCGATCTTGTGCAAGCGCATGGCTGCTCAACTCCATCACATTGAACTCGGTGTCTTGCATTCGCATCTGTTGGAAGATATTGAGCAAGGTGACGCCATCTGGAGTGGTGTTGGTCAGCGGTACTTGCTCCTCACCCAACTGTGCCCCTAGCGTCCCGATATAAGCACTTCTGCTTTCCAAGTTAAGGATCTGATTCAAGCAGTGAGAAACCGTCGTCTTACCGTTGGTTCCCGTCACACCGATATGGCTTACCGCCTTATGTGGGTGTTCATAGTAGGCTTTAATAAGCGCCAAGCTTTGATAATAGCTATCGGTCACAATCACGGGCACACTAGCTTGTAGTGGTCTATTGGCGATGATGGCACAAGCACCTTGATTTACAGCTCGCACTACAAAGTCATGCCCATCTAATGAAATGCCTTGGCGACAGACAAATACATCGCCTGATTCTACCTCTGCACTATTGGTCTTAAATTGCCTCACAGGCAAGGATTGTAAGACCGCTCTCTGTTGTGAAATCGCACTGCTTTGCATTTACGCGCTCCTTAATTCGTTAATGAGTGGAGTATAAGAAGCACAATTAAATTAATGAAATCGAATGATTCTATTATCTGTATCGACTAGACTAATAACCTTACCTCATCAGAAACAGACACACCCAAATAGGCAAGCAAAGAGGTCACTGTGAGTGAAATAAATTGGCAACGTGTAGATATGAACTTGCTGCTGACTTTTGATGCGCTTTTTCGCCACAGAAGCGTATCGAAAGCCGCTGAGTCACTGCATCTCGGGCAACCTGCCACCAGCTATAACCTCAAAAGACTGCGTGAATTGTTAGGCGACCCGCTATTTGAAAGGGATGGCAATAGCATGCGCCCTACCGTTCGAGCACACGAGATTGAACCCAAGGTACGCCAGATCATGACCATATTCAGTCAAGAGATCATGCAAGCTAACCAATTTGATCCGCTAGGGTTTGACGGTGTATTCGCAGTGGGATTAAGTGACTATGCGGAGCAGATTTTTGCACCAAAGCTATTCGACCAACTGCAAACCTTAGCGCCGAAAGCCAAGGTATTGTTTAAGCCTGTTGATGGCAACAACTGTGTTGATGCGCTTGAATCACGCGAGGTTGACTTATGCATTGGTGTCTTTTCGGACTTACCCAATAAAGTCGCGACGACCTTTCTCTATCGAGAGCGCCACCTCTGCACCTTTGATAACCAAGTGCTGCAAAGTGAATTACCTATCTCGTTAGATACCTATCTCAATACGCCGCAGATGATCGTCACAGCCAACCAAACTTTGGCGACACGAGTCGATAAAACCCTCGCTCAAATGAATATCCAGCGTAATGTTGTAATGGGCACAACGCGATTCTTAACGATTCGAAGAATGCTCACGGGAAGAAATGTACTAGCCGTGATGGCTGAAATGGTCGGAAAATCTGATCTAATTGAAGATTCATTGACGCTCTGCGAGCCCCCTATCGACATCCCTGATTTTGATATTGAAATGGTGACACTACGCGGCGACAGCCATCACCCAAGAATCGTATGGCTAACAGAATTGGTCAAACAAGTAGTCACCTATAAAGTGAACTACCTGCGTTCTAACTAATTGCGTTATTGAGATTGTTTGAGTGGATGTGCTTCGGAGTTGAATAGGCGCTGCAAGATGATCCGCGCCTTTTGCTTTCTAATCAGGTTATTGAGCCTGTTAAGCACTTCTCGGCGAAAGCATGATGATTGCCATCCCCAGAATTGCAACAGATGCCCCAACAATATCCCACATACTCGGGCGCGTTGTATCTTGAACGTTTGTTATACAAATGGTTAATGGGGTTTAGGAACCTCTTTAAAGACTAAGTTCAATGGTTTAACTAAAGAGTAAATCCAAAGGCCAAATGCTACAAAACACCACATGAACAATGTGAAGCACAAACTAAACACTGGCCATATTGCCAAAGCTAGAAGAAGCCCTGATGTTCCTGTTACTGGTGTTTCATTCCAATTTACAGTCTCAGCACCAAATAAAGATGCAACACCACAAACCAAAAAGAAGGTAAAGAAGCCTAGGCTCAAACCAATAAAGAGTATTTTGAATAGAGACCTTTTCGAGATTTTCTTAGCAGTAATTTCCATTTTCATCCTTGTATTTGTATAACACCTTGTTATGCCTGTACTTCACCATTAAGTGATTCAAGATATTCTTCTAGTTCTTTGGATCTAGATTTTGATATAAACAACCCTACTGGCTGCAGCAATACAATAGCCAATATGATAGAACTTAAAATGACATTTCCGTAAACGAAACCGACTATTGCATTAATCGACAACCCTATCATTACGACAATATAGCGCCAATATTCAATGTTTAACTCGTAGGTGTTTCGTGCAATGTTGTGAGATATCAATACTGGGTATGACAACAGCGAAAGATTAACAAAAATGTTCTTATTCCGCATTTTTGCTTTAAACCCACGTTTTAGTAACTCTTCTAACAACTTATTCATTCGATATCCTTTTTGAATGATATAGTGCATAACACCTTGTTAAGTAACTGACAAAATTACACAAAACTTAAACAAGCCAACTTAAACACAAACCAAACTTTGAAGTAAATTTACCGAGCGTTGGCAATCCGCCTTAAGCAGCGCGCTAGTTTTCCGGTTCAGCAAACTTCAAGATATCCTTGTAATTATTTACAACAATATCGATGGAATTATCGTCGTGATAAACTCGATAAAGCTTCCCATTTTCACCATCATTCACATTGATAAAGTATGGATCACCAGAGCCACACAAACAGCAAGCGACAGCTATATACCCAGACTTAACGACGTTAATGCCCGGATAATAATTGCTAGTTTCATCGTCAATTTCCGAGCGAGCAAAGACCTTAAAATCAGCACCTAACCCAGACAAATCAAAATCATCTGGGATCTCAAATGACTTATTGCTCAAATTGTTATTGGATATAAAATCTAACCAATAATCAGGAATATTTATCACTGTAAACTCCAAAAGAAGCGACCAATTAAGGTGAAGCACGCGACCACGACACTCAATTGCCCCCCGTAAACACTGAACTCAACCCAAACCAAAAATGCCAAGCATGCTGAATCACTCTTAATTTGTTTGTTAGTTGCGTTCTAAATTTTGTAGTCAGAAACTTCTAAGTTCCAAGTCCCTTCCTTGCGGCGTACTAATTGAACATTTACGCCACTTGATTGCCAAGCTTTGCGGATATTAAGGTAATCATCTTCGTTCATACCCAAACGGGTAACATTGCTGTAGGTAGAGCAACCTAAATATGCTTCAACTATTGATTCTTTGGGAATTGATAAACAATACAGTGGACGCCCTAGTATTGTTACTTGATTCCATGTTCCTGCTTCATTCTCAAACTCACATGCTGAGTAACGAGATTTCTGAGAGCCATTAATATTTTTTACAACTCTAACCTCCTCTTCGTACCCCCATGTTAGATCTTTCATGAGAAATGCGTTTTTAAACAGATCGTAATTATGATGTTTGAAACATTTATATTCTGTTCCTATAGACATTAGTGACTCAGAGTTTGATGTCGGGAGCATATTCTGTGGCATGGTTGATGTGTAAATTATCTCACCATATTGGGCAGGAATTACACATGAATTTTCATCCAGCAAGTTAGCCTTTTTCATATCAATGCCAATAACGACACCTCTGTGGTCATCACCATAATGTGACCACATTAGAGGGTTTAGCGGATTGCGCGTAAGGGACAACACCCCATAATTTTTACTTAGGCGATTATGATGCGGATTTTTCTGTAGCTTACTACTCAATGTATCTGATTCTTCAAAACAGATAGCTGTACCTTCAAATGGATCATTAAGGTCTTCCAAACAAGAAAAGCCTATTGAGCTATTCTTCATTACCTTCGAAGCAGACTGAAATGACATATATTTATAAAGAATCATGCTTAACCTATTTCCTCGAAGCAACTAACAGTTCTTAGACAGAAAAATTCTGTACTTAAATACTGAATATTTCTGTCTAGTTCACTATGCTATCAATTGTACAAGCATTATTTAATTTATAACAATGACCTATGTAGAGTTGTGAGTAATTGAGCAAACAAATGTAGAAGTTTTCCTTTTGGCTTTAGGCACATAGAATCAATAGCTTACGCTAGATACTTAGAATCAAAGTCCGCTCTGGATAAGCTTTTCGGTTGCGTAAATAAGCGCCTATAGAACCAATGCTTGACCGTGTACGGTAAGGTGTTTATATTGTCGCCGCCTAACGGGCACACCCTAAAATGCACACCCGCCATCCTGCCATCACTGGTGCATTTATATTGGTGTTTCTTAAACTCCATGTTGAAAAAACTTCGTCCTTTTACTCGCGAATCGGGTGCATTAATGCAACTCTCGGTTCCTATCATTTTGACTCAAATCGCAACCCAAGCTATGGGCTTTGTCGATACAACAATGGCTGGCCAAGTGAGCCCTGCCGATCTCGCAGCTATCGCACTTGGTACTAGCTTGTGGATCCCAGTGCTACTTTTATTACGTGGCATCATCATGGCGCTTACGCCTGTGGTGGCTTTCCATCGCGGTGCAAGAGACTTCAAAAGCGTTTCTGTTGAGTTCTTCCAAATGGTGTGGCTCGCGCTTATTGCCAGTGTGTTGCTTATTGCTTACCTCGTCAGTGCACAGCCGATATTGGAGTGGATTGGTGTAGCATCAGAGATCATCCCAATTGGCAGTGACTATGCGTTTGCACTGGCTTTCGGTGTACCGGGTATCGCGCTTTTCTATACCTTGAACGGCTTCTGTGAAGGCATGAACAATACCAAGGTGCCGATGATCATCTCTGTTATCGGTCTTCTGGTGAATATTCCCGTCAACTACGTACTGATTTACGGTAAGTTCGGCTTCCCTGAAATGGGCGCTGTGGGCTGTGGTTGGGCGACTAGCTTAGTCTACTGGATGATGTCGGGCATGCTGTATTCGTACATTAAAGGCCATCATCATTACAAAACCATTGTTAACTTTGCTGACGCCGCACCAAAAGCTAAGGAGATGTTTCACCTACTCAAGCTTGGCTTGCCTATCGGAATGAACATTGCGGTGTGTGGCAGTATCTTTGCTGTGATCGCATTGATGATTGGACGTATCGGTGCCGAGAACGTGGCTGCGGCACAAATCGCGCTTAATATCTCAAGCCTCACTTACGTGATCCCGATGAGTATTTCATTTGGCATTACTATTCGTGTTGGGCACGCACTTGGCGAGAAAGATGAGCTTGGTGCGATTGAGCGCAGTAAAGTCGGTATCTTAGTTGCAGCGTTTATTTCTCTGCTTTCTGTGGCGATGTTCTTGCTGTTCCCTGAGTGGATCATTCGCCTATACACCACTGACCCAGCAATTAGCGCGACGGCTGCAACTCTGCTTGTGTTTACCGCGATGTACCAGTTCAGTGACGCACTACAAACATCAGCGAATGGAGCTTTGCGTGGTTACAAAGACACCAAGATCCCGATGTTCTTGGCGATTGCCTCATATTGGGGTTTAGCTCTGCCTATGGGTATGGTTTTAGGCTTAACCGACTATGTTGTGCCCGCTATGGGTGAAACGGGCTTCTGGGTCGGAATCTTAACCGGTTTAACCGTTGCCGCGGCATTGATGTTGTTTAGACTGCGCTACGTAATTAAGAGCCGAGATATCCAACCAGTCAGCGCTGTCTAGTTTCCAAGTCATTTGCAATCAGGCTATCCAATAGCAATAGACATCATTAGCTAAAAGAAAAGGCGAACCCAATTGAATGAGTTCGCCTTTTTTGATCCAAAGATTTATCGCTAGCGATTGATTGCGAGATATGAGCCCGCTGCGATCATAATCCCACCTGCGCTTTGGTTTAACCTTTTGTGTGCACGAGGCGTTTTCAGTAACGTCACCATACGGCCAGCCCCCATCGCGATTAACATCAAGCCCGCCATCAAAGCCACTGCGGCTAACACGGATACTAAAACGATATCTTGTGAACGCAGAACCGTAAGATCGATGAAAGTCGGCAAAAATGAAATATAAAACAGAATAACTTTCGGATTCGATGCTGAGATCAGGAAACCTTGAGCGAAACTCGCCAACTCAGATTTTTGACTCTGCTTGGCCACTTGCTCTACTGAACCTTGCATTTCAGGTAGGCTTTTAAATATTTTATAGCCAAGGTATATCAAATAAGCCGCGCCAACATAGCGAATAACTTCAAACGCAAACGACCAATTTTCTGCCACCGTTGCAAGACCAAAACAGGCCAGAGACAGATAGATGAGGTCACTACATGTCATCCCCAACGAGAGTGTGATGCACTGTTTCCACCCATGAACCATGCCACGAGCCAAGATAGCAAATACACCCGGCCCAGGCGTAATTCCGAATATAAACATGGCAATGAAAAATGTGACTGCGCCTTCGAATGACATTACTTTTCCTCCCTCACTCATTCGCACCAAGAGTTCGAACCTAACACGGAGTTTGTTACCGAGTAAAGATGACAGTTGATGCGAATGCTTGATCCTTCAAGCAAGCCTTATATCGCTTACTTCTCACACAGGTCTAAGATTCTGGCTCGCATAGCTTGATTGATACTAAAATGCGTATTCAAAAACGACAACTGTGCCAAGGTCGATTCTGGAGTTCGCTCATATCCTTGAGTGAATGATGGCAGTAAGCGAGCAAATTCAGGGAAGCGCACCTCTAATCTTCGATCCGACATGAACTGATCAGCCAACTCAGGTGTCGGTGTTTCAATTCGTTCAGCCAATTCAATTAAACGATCAAGCGCGAATGATTGTACAAATCGCATACCCGATAGTTTTTCTCCTCGCTGATAGCGGCACATTCCAACATATAGATTGGTCAGAGCTTCACCGATGATCCATTCCAAATCATTGTTTTGGTTAGCTCGCTGCGGTTTAGGGATACAGCATTGAGAATCGAAGTCAGGTTGTTGCCAAACAATTCGCCCTTCAGAAAAAGGGATTCCGGTGAGTTCTTGCGGCTCAAAGACAGCAAACTCACAAAACACACCATCTTGGTACAACACTTTGTATCCATCGACAGTGTTTCTAACCGCATAATCAATCGGGTTGATGTTTGATAACCAGTTTAGGTTTTCTAAAAATTCCTGCTTATGCCCTTCCTGTATTATGGCAAAGAAATCAAGATCAGAATATTCATCCAATCTTTCTAATTCTATGCCGACAGAACCAAGCCCTAGCAGCGCATGAGCCTTGCCCGTTCTATCCAATGACGCCCCTATCTCATTTAGGCGCTCTAGTAATAAAGCTGATCTATCCATAATTCGTCTCTCGCTTGTTAAGTCACATCAACCTAACGAAAATCCAGTTATGGAATAAGCCAATTTTATAAATTCTGTGTGTAAGGTAACCGTTTGTATGGGAAAACTTGACCAGTCTATTGTACGGATTGACCGTAAAAGACACGCAAAGGTAACGTCACACTAACCTGTATTACGAAACTCTCTTGGACTGATACCAGTTTTGGCTTTGAAAAGTTTGGAGAAGTGTTGAGGGTATTCGAATCCAAGCTCATACCCGATTTGAGTAATACTGTGTTCCGTCTCTGCCATAAGAACTTTTGCCCGCTCAATTACGAATAGATGAATGTGCTCTAGGGTATTTTTGCCGGTCTCTTTCTTGAGTAAGTCACTGAGGTAGTATGGTGACAATCCGAGCTCTTTTCCACAGTATTGAACCGTGGGAATACCGAGTTCAAATGGTTTATCGCCTTGATAATAATCCACCAGCAGTTTGCTCAAACGATGGATATAATCGTGGTTAAGGTCGGCTCGCACAATGAATTGGCGATCGTAGAAACGGTTACAGTATTTAAGTAGCAATTCGATGTTGGAACAGATCAGTGATTGAGTATGCTTATCGATATTAGCCACGGTTTCGTTGCCAATATTGTGGGCGATATCTGTCACCATCACGCGCTCTCGCTCGGACACATGCAAAGCTTCGTTACTTTCATATTCAAAGAAAGTGTAATCCAGCATTTTTCCGTAGAGATCCGATTTGGCAATTAGCTGCGGATGAAATGCCAAAGTCCAACCAATTGAATCTTCATTGTGCTCACTCGGAGCGATACTGACTTCTTGCCCCGGGCCAAAAAATGTCATGGTTCCGATATTGAAGTCATAGGTTGTTTGACCGTACCCGATACTACAATGCGAACCGTCTTTAAGTGAGATAAAGTACAAATCGAATCCGAGAGTAAGATGCTCGTTAAACTCTTGCTTAATCTTACTCTGATCAATCAGTGTTACTAGAGGATGAGTTGGTTTCTCTAGCCCTAAAAACTCATGCAATTCAGAGATGGTATTTATCTGCACTTTCTTAGTCATAATTACTCTCCAGCCGCTCTACTTATTCATAGTAAGCGTTACTGTACAACTGCTCTCATTGTGGACTCTAACTCTGCGTAATATGGATTCCATGTTAAACGTGCATGGATACGTCCTTTTTCAGTATAACCCCATGCAGAGAACCATGTTGACTCTCCGTTTTTACATGCTTCAGTATTGGCACTTCGTAGGCTGTTCTCGCAAATGATTTTCTCGCCGTGCTGACCATAGTAGCTATTCTCTGGTGCGAAGAGTGGGCTCATATGCGAAGCTGTACTGATTTTGAGATCATCACGATGCATTGAGTAAACCTTTGTTTTGCTTGTCTCATCAAATTGACGATTTTCGCCATACCAAACTAGCTGACTGTTTGGGTGGGTAAAGTGGTTCTCAAAATAGTCTTGCAGCGCATCGGCATCAATGACACTGTCAGCCTCTGCCGCAACTAACAAGGTTGGAATATCCAATTCTCTATCTTCAATTTTATCACGCAACACCTTGGCACTCTCTGAATAGGCCAACGCACTGTTAATCGGCGCTGAACTGTATTTGGCGAAATTGGTCTCTTCAGCTGTCCAGCCATCAGTGAACATTGCGACCAAGGGAGTGAGTCGCTCCAAAAATGGCGTTACGGTTTGAAACCCTGGCGAAAACAGCATTAGTCCATCGATTCCGTCGTTATCTAACGCATGGATAGACACCAGATTTCCTCCTGTTGAAAAACCACCCAGCCATACTTGGTCATGTTCCTGCTTGAGTAGGTTGGCATAGTGATCCACAAGTGTTTGCCAGTCTTGGTAATTGACTTGGCTCATGTGTTGCGGGTCGCTTCCGTGACCGGGTAACAATACCACCTGCACGTAAAAGCCTTGCTGCGCTAACGAGCTTGAAATATCGCTAAAACTGAATGGTGAGTCCCCTAACCCGTGCGCCAACAAGATAGCTTTATCGGAATTTGGATCGCCTTTGCTGTAAGGTGCATTCATTGCCAATTCTTTTTGATGATCGTCAGTGATAAAGGCACGATTTTCTTCTAACCATTGTGTTGTTGTCTCAACATACTCATCAAACGAAGGTTGGATATAATTGTAGTATTGGGCAGAAGTATGAAGAGGCTCAGGCTGCTCCGCGACACTCGAGCACCCCATCAGCGCCAGTGCAGATAAAGAAATAACAAGTAACGACGTAACGATCTTCATAGGGCCTCAACATCTTTCATTTTTAGTCAGCTATTACCAACTGCGGTTTAACTAGGTAGATGTCTATTTTAAAGAATTGCTCACTTTGTGACTTATACAATTCTCAAAAGTTAGTGGTTTTTTAGAATCTAAACCATTAGATAAAAATCATATAAGCCATTGATATACTTGAACTTTACGTATTTACTCGGATATCCTGAAAATGTATAAGTTCAGATGTCGGTACGTTCGAATGATTAAGTCTTGTTACCAGAAAACGTGAACAGCAGACGTCAAAAGAAAGATTGGGATCGATGGGGATTGAGATTAAAAAGCTCACGCTCTAAACAAAAGCGTGAGCCGATTTAGGGCAAACTAAAGTTCCCCTATAATTAAACGCGTGATTACTTAATCAGACGCACGACCAATGAGCCAGGCGCGCGCAACGTTTCTAGGTTGTGGCTTAGAACTATGCCAGATTCAGGTGCAGTATAACGGAGTAGCTCGTTACCTAACGCGTCATATTGGATCGCCAACAGATCGCCCTGCTCGACCTTCTGCATCAATGACACCTGTGGCTCAACAAAACCGCCTTGTTGCGCTTTTACGCTGATAATTTTGCTGCCTTCCAAAGGTGTATTTAAAGAGTCAACTTCGCCTTGGATCACGCCTTCAGTGACTAAGATATTCATTACACCTTGAGCGGCACGTTCAACGAGTTCACGTTCAAAGTAGCGACCTGAGCCCACTTCCACTGTAATACTTGGTACGCCACGTGTGTTCCACGCT contains these protein-coding regions:
- a CDS encoding D-alanyl-D-alanine carboxypeptidase family protein — protein: MKMKLTSFFSLILLYSANTLAVVVPDPPSLGAKGYLLMDFKSGEVLADSNSQALLAPASLTKLMTAYVVGQEIVNDRLTWETQVEVSPNAWSVKFPDSSKMFIKPGDSVTIKDLMRGLIIQSGNDAAVALAEHVAGSEGAFVSLMNGWAQSLGMSNTNFVNAHGLDGEGIATTPKDMGILLRAIIQQVPEVYALYKERRFTWAGIEQYNRNKLLWDRTLEVDGGKTGFTESAGYSLVSSAVQGRMRLIAVVMGTASPQARVNESRQLLNYGFRFFDTLQAAKSGEVIYEARIWQGESEQVDVVVEDDIFLTLPSNQTDKLQKNLELNERLTAPITKGEVLGQLVWSLDGKTVKIASVVSAQEVKQGSMLKRLKDTFLLWFSSLIDDVKSLFGDAL
- a CDS encoding UDP-N-acetylmuramoyl-L-alanyl-D-glutamate--2,6-diaminopimelate ligase yields the protein MQSSAISQQRAVLQSLPVRQFKTNSAEVESGDVFVCRQGISLDGHDFVVRAVNQGACAIIANRPLQASVPVIVTDSYYQSLALIKAYYEHPHKAVSHIGVTGTNGKTTVSHCLNQILNLESRSAYIGTLGAQLGEEQVPLTNTTPDGVTLLNIFQQMRMQDTEFNVMELSSHALAQDRAGFVSLQVGVITNIGEDHLDFHRTKDSYIHAKLQLVDRIQSKGTLVVNLDDPHALAVIERVSEGIEVVTFSKAGQKADVVASNIKSFERGMRLTLTAAGENVDVRSPMPFLYNVENALAIASTLYALGWSLEKIAQGIERIEMPEGRAQFVELPNDCKGVVDYAHNSDGLKALLEAVQDYVERRLIVVVGVTGDRLQQASEMGAICAKYADLIVFTSDNPMGVIQGEIFQALRSQVGSTPHFEISDRREAIKLAKKMSEGGDLVVVCGKGSETFQYLSDGKDQKQSYIGDLAALRIAEAL
- a CDS encoding LysR substrate-binding domain-containing protein, which translates into the protein MSEINWQRVDMNLLLTFDALFRHRSVSKAAESLHLGQPATSYNLKRLRELLGDPLFERDGNSMRPTVRAHEIEPKVRQIMTIFSQEIMQANQFDPLGFDGVFAVGLSDYAEQIFAPKLFDQLQTLAPKAKVLFKPVDGNNCVDALESREVDLCIGVFSDLPNKVATTFLYRERHLCTFDNQVLQSELPISLDTYLNTPQMIVTANQTLATRVDKTLAQMNIQRNVVMGTTRFLTIRRMLTGRNVLAVMAEMVGKSDLIEDSLTLCEPPIDIPDFDIEMVTLRGDSHHPRIVWLTELVKQVVTYKVNYLRSN
- a CDS encoding DUF2971 domain-containing protein — translated: MILYKYMSFQSASKVMKNSSIGFSCLEDLNDPFEGTAICFEESDTLSSKLQKNPHHNRLSKNYGVLSLTRNPLNPLMWSHYGDDHRGVVIGIDMKKANLLDENSCVIPAQYGEIIYTSTMPQNMLPTSNSESLMSIGTEYKCFKHHNYDLFKNAFLMKDLTWGYEEEVRVVKNINGSQKSRYSACEFENEAGTWNQVTILGRPLYCLSIPKESIVEAYLGCSTYSNVTRLGMNEDDYLNIRKAWQSSGVNVQLVRRKEGTWNLEVSDYKI
- a CDS encoding MATE family efflux transporter — protein: MLKKLRPFTRESGALMQLSVPIILTQIATQAMGFVDTTMAGQVSPADLAAIALGTSLWIPVLLLLRGIIMALTPVVAFHRGARDFKSVSVEFFQMVWLALIASVLLIAYLVSAQPILEWIGVASEIIPIGSDYAFALAFGVPGIALFYTLNGFCEGMNNTKVPMIISVIGLLVNIPVNYVLIYGKFGFPEMGAVGCGWATSLVYWMMSGMLYSYIKGHHHYKTIVNFADAAPKAKEMFHLLKLGLPIGMNIAVCGSIFAVIALMIGRIGAENVAAAQIALNISSLTYVIPMSISFGITIRVGHALGEKDELGAIERSKVGILVAAFISLLSVAMFLLFPEWIIRLYTTDPAISATAATLLVFTAMYQFSDALQTSANGALRGYKDTKIPMFLAIASYWGLALPMGMVLGLTDYVVPAMGETGFWVGILTGLTVAAALMLFRLRYVIKSRDIQPVSAV
- a CDS encoding LysE family translocator, giving the protein MSFEGAVTFFIAMFIFGITPGPGVFAILARGMVHGWKQCITLSLGMTCSDLIYLSLACFGLATVAENWSFAFEVIRYVGAAYLIYLGYKIFKSLPEMQGSVEQVAKQSQKSELASFAQGFLISASNPKVILFYISFLPTFIDLTVLRSQDIVLVSVLAAVALMAGLMLIAMGAGRMVTLLKTPRAHKRLNQSAGGIMIAAGSYLAINR
- a CDS encoding helix-turn-helix domain-containing protein translates to MTKKVQINTISELHEFLGLEKPTHPLVTLIDQSKIKQEFNEHLTLGFDLYFISLKDGSHCSIGYGQTTYDFNIGTMTFFGPGQEVSIAPSEHNEDSIGWTLAFHPQLIAKSDLYGKMLDYTFFEYESNEALHVSERERVMVTDIAHNIGNETVANIDKHTQSLICSNIELLLKYCNRFYDRQFIVRADLNHDYIHRLSKLLVDYYQGDKPFELGIPTVQYCGKELGLSPYYLSDLLKKETGKNTLEHIHLFVIERAKVLMAETEHSITQIGYELGFEYPQHFSKLFKAKTGISPREFRNTG
- a CDS encoding alpha/beta hydrolase; this encodes MKIVTSLLVISLSALALMGCSSVAEQPEPLHTSAQYYNYIQPSFDEYVETTTQWLEENRAFITDDHQKELAMNAPYSKGDPNSDKAILLAHGLGDSPFSFSDISSSLAQQGFYVQVVLLPGHGSDPQHMSQVNYQDWQTLVDHYANLLKQEHDQVWLGGFSTGGNLVSIHALDNDGIDGLMLFSPGFQTVTPFLERLTPLVAMFTDGWTAEETNFAKYSSAPINSALAYSESAKVLRDKIEDRELDIPTLLVAAEADSVIDADALQDYFENHFTHPNSQLVWYGENRQFDETSKTKVYSMHRDDLKISTASHMSPLFAPENSYYGQHGEKIICENSLRSANTEACKNGESTWFSAWGYTEKGRIHARLTWNPYYAELESTMRAVVQ